One Pseudomonadota bacterium genomic window carries:
- a CDS encoding hydroxymethylglutaryl-CoA synthase, with translation MAGIIGYGVSIPRKRIVTKSIAKAWPFGGIAGGVKEKSVAGEDEDIVTLAVEASFNALKHAGLDASDIGALYLGTVSGAYIDKSSAILIAEALGVSDGVIIADFGGSVRAGTAALLGCAGLVDSGKTKYGMAIGADCQVAEMGTQLETAYGAGAAVFILGTSDAIAELGSGVAQSTSLNTTWRMAKKDYANFYDDARFHRTAGYFAHIRQAIGKCLAETKLKPEDISYLAVTQPDGKSPADVAKSMKFKPEALSVTALSPMIGDTGSASSLIALAAGLDNAKPDEKILVASYGSGAGSDAFLLTATKGIDEKRGHISPVQNYFKDDYKQYIEYIQYEKIKGRLKGLALPEPMSSVDSSPLFWRDKDFVFGLKALKCTKCGSINFPKRNICVEKDCRSREFEKVPLPRKGVIETFFHQFIVYLDPEQAPFPMCIARVAGKQGEYGGKISAMMVDSPMEKVKVGAKVELVLRRHGMENDIVKYGYKFRLIDEKAGG, from the coding sequence ATGGCGGGTATAATTGGATATGGGGTTTCAATCCCAAGAAAGAGGATTGTTACAAAGTCTATAGCTAAAGCCTGGCCGTTTGGAGGAATTGCGGGCGGAGTTAAAGAAAAAAGTGTAGCAGGCGAAGATGAAGACATTGTTACATTGGCTGTTGAAGCTTCTTTTAATGCCTTAAAACATGCCGGGCTGGATGCATCAGATATCGGGGCATTATATTTGGGCACCGTATCGGGTGCTTATATTGATAAGTCTTCAGCGATTCTGATTGCCGAGGCTTTGGGTGTTTCCGATGGTGTTATAATAGCAGATTTTGGCGGATCGGTTCGAGCCGGTACGGCGGCATTACTAGGGTGCGCCGGCCTTGTTGATTCCGGAAAAACTAAGTATGGCATGGCTATTGGAGCAGATTGCCAGGTAGCAGAAATGGGAACTCAGCTGGAAACGGCATATGGCGCAGGGGCGGCGGTTTTTATTCTGGGGACAAGTGATGCAATTGCAGAACTTGGAAGCGGTGTAGCCCAATCAACATCTTTAAATACAACCTGGCGTATGGCAAAAAAAGATTATGCCAATTTCTATGATGATGCCCGTTTTCACAGAACTGCGGGTTATTTTGCTCATATAAGACAAGCAATAGGTAAATGTTTAGCTGAAACAAAACTTAAACCCGAAGATATTTCATACCTGGCGGTTACCCAGCCGGATGGAAAAAGCCCTGCTGATGTAGCAAAGTCTATGAAGTTTAAACCCGAAGCACTAAGTGTTACCGCTCTTTCCCCGATGATAGGAGACACCGGTTCAGCTTCATCCTTAATAGCTCTTGCAGCTGGTCTGGATAATGCCAAGCCTGATGAGAAGATACTTGTGGCTTCTTACGGATCGGGTGCAGGAAGCGATGCTTTTCTTCTTACTGCAACAAAGGGGATAGATGAAAAAAGAGGGCATATATCGCCTGTGCAGAATTATTTTAAGGATGATTATAAACAATACATAGAATACATTCAGTACGAAAAAATTAAGGGGAGACTAAAAGGCCTGGCCCTTCCGGAACCAATGTCTTCAGTTGATTCTTCTCCTTTATTTTGGCGTGATAAAGATTTTGTGTTTGGTCTTAAGGCTTTAAAATGCACCAAGTGCGGGTCCATAAATTTTCCAAAGCGAAACATATGCGTTGAAAAAGATTGCAGGAGCCGCGAGTTTGAGAAAGTTCCGTTACCCCGCAAGGGAGTTATCGAAACGTTTTTTCATCAGTTTATAGTTTATCTGGATCCTGAACAAGCGCCATTTCCAATGTGCATAGCAAGGGTAGCCGGAAAACAGGGAGAATACGGCGGCAAAATAAGCGCCATGATGGTAGACAGCCCTATGGAGAAAGTAAAAGTAGGGGCAAAGGTCGAACTTGTTTTAAGGCGGCATGGCATGGAAAACGATATCGTAAAATACGGATATAAGTTCAGACTTATAGACGAAAAAGCAGGGGGGTGA
- a CDS encoding acyl-CoA dehydrogenase family protein: MSFELSEEQVALKDMVDKFVKNEIIPIAAEYDKLGTLPMDVAQKAHELGLINAGVPEEYGGAGMGMMETCLIAEGLTYGCAGIATSLLLNSIAVIPIMFFGTPEQKEKYLKLICESEDIKFVAFAVTEPGAGSDVSAVSTKADKIGSEYVLNGRKTFITNGDLASVYVVIAKTDPSKAHKGLSAFIVPKEAGIKVGKKEDKMGIRASHTVELILEDVRIPEENLLGKEGQGFVVAMEALDRSRALAAATALGLGQRALDESLKYASERVQFGKPLIAQQLIQLKLAEMSMEIDAARLLTWRAAWLVDQGKLPILESSQAKAMAGDAAVRAAIQAVQIFGGYGYSKEYPVEKLYRDAKIFQIYEGTNEIQRLVIAAELAKKVKQ; this comes from the coding sequence ATTAGTTTTGAATTGAGCGAAGAACAGGTTGCCTTAAAGGATATGGTTGATAAATTTGTAAAAAATGAAATCATACCCATTGCTGCCGAATATGACAAACTGGGGACACTTCCAATGGATGTTGCCCAGAAGGCACATGAACTGGGATTGATTAATGCGGGTGTTCCGGAAGAATATGGCGGAGCAGGCATGGGGATGATGGAAACATGTTTGATTGCCGAAGGACTGACTTACGGGTGCGCCGGCATTGCCACTTCTTTGCTGTTAAACAGTATAGCAGTAATCCCAATAATGTTTTTCGGAACCCCGGAACAAAAAGAAAAGTATTTAAAGTTAATCTGCGAATCTGAAGATATTAAGTTTGTAGCTTTTGCTGTAACCGAGCCGGGAGCCGGTTCGGATGTATCTGCCGTTTCAACCAAGGCGGATAAAATAGGTTCCGAATATGTGCTAAATGGCCGAAAAACCTTTATCACAAACGGAGATCTGGCATCAGTATATGTTGTTATAGCAAAAACAGACCCATCTAAAGCTCACAAGGGATTAAGCGCCTTTATCGTTCCCAAAGAAGCAGGAATAAAAGTAGGAAAAAAAGAAGATAAAATGGGTATCCGGGCATCTCATACGGTCGAGTTGATCTTAGAAGATGTAAGAATACCCGAAGAGAACTTATTAGGTAAGGAAGGCCAGGGTTTTGTTGTGGCTATGGAAGCTCTTGACCGGTCAAGGGCTTTGGCGGCTGCAACCGCATTGGGCCTTGGCCAAAGGGCACTGGATGAATCTTTAAAGTATGCTTCCGAGAGGGTTCAGTTCGGTAAGCCTTTGATCGCCCAGCAGCTTATTCAACTAAAATTGGCTGAAATGTCCATGGAAATAGATGCAGCACGTTTGCTTACCTGGAGAGCGGCATGGCTGGTTGATCAGGGAAAGCTTCCTATATTGGAGTCATCCCAGGCTAAAGCCATGGCCGGTGATGCAGCTGTAAGGGCAGCCATTCAGGCTGTACAGATTTTCGGAGGATATGGTTATTCCAAGGAATATCCGGTTGAAAAACTTTACAGGGATGCTAAAATCTTTCAGATATACGAAGGAACGAATGAAATACAGCGTTTGGTTATAGCAGCTGAGCTTGCCAAAAAAGTGAAACAATAA
- a CDS encoding sigma 54-interacting transcriptional regulator, which translates to MNINEKDFFHQATKRICGNLEIEQAMLHTFEYLKDFIPLDEMWLILVDRNIGTIKTIAGANHAGARIMDRLIHVPANIRKELNEYDFTPKKITIINRAELNPLAFNLLNVLGYPDSSSLVFSLSTNTDRISVFVIRATGKDRFSDSHARLLAMLHDPIAIAMSNALKHEELLKLKEDDNRYLAQELRQLTGEVIIGAESGLKNVMDMVQQVAMRDNPVLLLGETGVGKEVIADAIHYTSNRKDGPFIKVNSGAIPEHLIDSELFGHEKGAFTGAVNQKRGRFERAHGGTIFLDEIGDLPIQAQSRLLRVLQQKEIERVGGTKTILVDTRIIAATHRNLEQLVFNKKFREDLWYRLSVFPIVIPPLRERKSDIPALVKYFLKRKSREMNFRTLPEVKPGAIEKMIEYPWSGNVRELENVVERALIQYRGGQLTFEHLHFHPVEETLLPSATDGRILTLNEIDARHIRLVLETTNGRINGKGGAAELLSIHPNTLRFRMDKLGISYGKKNM; encoded by the coding sequence ATGAATATCAATGAGAAAGATTTTTTCCATCAGGCCACTAAACGGATTTGCGGAAACCTTGAGATAGAACAGGCGATGCTGCATACCTTTGAATACCTGAAAGATTTTATACCACTGGATGAAATGTGGCTGATTCTGGTAGATAGAAATATAGGTACAATAAAAACCATTGCGGGTGCAAATCATGCCGGTGCAAGAATAATGGACAGGCTTATACATGTTCCGGCGAATATAAGAAAGGAGCTTAACGAGTACGATTTTACACCCAAAAAAATAACAATTATCAACAGAGCCGAACTTAATCCGCTTGCCTTTAATTTATTAAATGTTTTGGGTTATCCTGATTCATCTTCATTGGTTTTTTCACTGTCAACCAATACTGACAGAATAAGTGTTTTTGTTATAAGAGCCACAGGAAAAGACCGGTTTTCGGATTCACATGCACGTCTGCTTGCCATGCTTCACGACCCAATTGCAATTGCCATGTCTAATGCCTTAAAGCATGAAGAATTACTTAAACTCAAAGAAGATGACAACAGGTATCTTGCCCAGGAGCTGCGTCAATTAACCGGAGAAGTAATCATAGGTGCAGAGTCCGGATTAAAAAATGTTATGGATATGGTTCAACAAGTGGCAATGAGAGATAATCCTGTATTGCTTTTAGGTGAAACCGGAGTTGGTAAAGAAGTAATAGCCGATGCTATTCATTATACTTCAAACCGTAAAGACGGTCCTTTTATCAAGGTCAACAGTGGTGCTATTCCCGAACACCTTATAGATAGTGAGCTTTTCGGACATGAAAAAGGAGCATTTACCGGAGCGGTGAATCAAAAAAGAGGGCGTTTTGAAAGAGCACATGGAGGAACAATTTTTCTTGATGAGATCGGAGACTTGCCCATTCAGGCCCAAAGCCGGTTATTACGCGTTCTTCAGCAAAAAGAAATTGAGCGTGTAGGTGGTACCAAAACTATTCTTGTTGATACCAGAATTATTGCCGCTACTCACCGTAATTTAGAACAATTGGTTTTTAATAAAAAATTCCGTGAGGATCTTTGGTACAGGCTAAGCGTTTTTCCTATCGTGATTCCACCATTACGGGAAAGAAAATCAGATATTCCTGCGCTGGTTAAGTATTTTTTGAAACGAAAATCGAGAGAGATGAATTTTCGTACTTTACCGGAGGTTAAGCCCGGGGCAATTGAGAAGATGATTGAATATCCATGGAGCGGAAATGTTCGTGAACTTGAAAATGTAGTAGAAAGGGCGCTTATCCAATATAGAGGAGGCCAATTAACTTTTGAGCATTTACATTTTCATCCTGTTGAAGAAACATTACTTCCTTCTGCTACAGATGGAAGGATATTAACACTAAACGAGATCGATGCCCGCCACATTCGTTTGGTGCTTGAAACAACAAATGGAAGAATTAATGGTAAAGGCGGAGCAGCAGAACTTTTATCTATACATCCAAACACTCTTAGATTCAGGATGGATAAACTTGGGATAAGTTATGGGAAAAAGAATATGTAA
- a CDS encoding transporter substrate-binding domain-containing protein has product MHGKPLRRSFYVSRIGKYCNLKFLLCFFCFFLYCLSPHWVQANPDVNTPGNLQPKKLVIGTKQSPPFAFKDQTGQWKGISIELWEAIAKNLKYDYVFKEYDLQGLMNAVENKSIDAAVAALTITSEREKRFDFTHPFHTSGLGIAVLQGKENSWLVVLNRFLSRAFLEIVLALVLLLFVVGLLVWFFERKKNQEQFGGSFLAGIGSGFWWSAVTMTTVGYGDKAPRTIGGRLVGLVWMFIAIIIISSFTAAITSTLTVNQIQQHVRGPEDLNRVKVGSIKHSTSASYLKTQRISFQDYSSVMDALQGLEAGEVDAVVYDAPILRYLVNRKMQNKIQVLNTIFEKQQYGIGLPTASPLREKINRLVPAIISDRKWQDILFRYLGEPASY; this is encoded by the coding sequence ATGCATGGTAAACCATTGAGACGTAGCTTTTATGTGTCCCGAATCGGAAAGTACTGCAACCTGAAATTTCTACTCTGCTTTTTCTGCTTTTTTCTCTATTGCCTTTCGCCGCATTGGGTGCAAGCGAATCCGGATGTAAACACACCAGGTAATTTGCAGCCAAAAAAGCTTGTTATCGGCACCAAACAATCGCCACCCTTTGCGTTTAAGGACCAGACGGGTCAATGGAAAGGTATCAGTATCGAACTGTGGGAGGCCATTGCAAAAAATCTGAAGTATGATTACGTTTTTAAGGAATATGATCTGCAAGGCTTAATGAATGCCGTTGAAAACAAATCCATTGATGCCGCAGTTGCCGCACTTACTATTACTTCCGAGCGTGAAAAACGGTTTGATTTCACACACCCTTTTCATACCAGCGGTCTTGGTATAGCAGTTTTGCAAGGCAAAGAAAATTCCTGGCTGGTTGTGCTTAACCGGTTCTTATCCCGGGCTTTCCTGGAAATTGTTCTGGCGCTTGTCTTGTTACTGTTTGTTGTGGGACTTCTTGTCTGGTTTTTTGAAAGGAAGAAAAACCAGGAACAATTCGGCGGCAGCTTTCTGGCAGGTATTGGTTCAGGCTTCTGGTGGTCGGCGGTTACAATGACAACGGTTGGATATGGCGACAAGGCCCCGCGAACCATCGGAGGCCGGCTGGTCGGCCTTGTATGGATGTTTATAGCCATAATTATTATTTCCAGCTTCACAGCTGCGATCACTTCAACGCTCACGGTAAATCAGATTCAGCAACATGTCAGGGGGCCTGAAGATCTTAATCGGGTGAAAGTCGGGTCAATAAAACATTCCACCAGCGCTTCATATCTTAAAACACAACGGATTTCTTTTCAGGATTACTCCTCCGTCATGGATGCTTTGCAAGGGCTGGAGGCCGGAGAAGTTGATGCGGTTGTTTATGATGCTCCTATATTAAGGTATCTGGTAAACCGGAAAATGCAAAACAAGATTCAGGTTTTGAACACCATTTTTGAAAAGCAACAGTACGGGATCGGCCTTCCGACAGCAAGTCCGCTACGGGAAAAGATAAACCGGCTGGTACCGGCGATAATAAGCGATAGAAAATGGCAGGATATTTTATTCCGCTATCTGGGAGAACCGGCTTCTTATTAA
- a CDS encoding MFS transporter, whose protein sequence is MLELNKKIFSILFFSILTAVIGVGIVTPLLPVYAHDIGASGIYIGLIFGVFSLSRTLFVPYFGRLSDRKGRKPFIIAGLISYSIVSVGFLFSKNIGALITIRFIQGIASALIMPVCQAYIGDITPKGKEGFAMGMFNTSMFLGLSIGPIIGGFVKDYYNLNAAFLCMGFLSFTAFLICLFYLPPTASENIKNYGKTPAKWRSLIFEKNIAALYLFQFTYTTSIGIIWAFLPILADTEFFLPSFYTGLLVSLGVFISGIMHTPMGIVADKFNKRILVPAGGVIVTFAMLYFGRSTGFNNCLFASILFGIGGGISIPALMALAVIKGKDTGGMGSVISLITAAHSLGMLTGSLAAGLIADMLQLRHAFYFGACIMILGIILFLFLSNNKSKVHHKNL, encoded by the coding sequence ATGCTTGAATTAAATAAAAAGATTTTCTCAATTCTGTTTTTTTCAATATTAACCGCAGTAATAGGTGTTGGGATAGTCACCCCCCTATTACCTGTTTATGCACATGATATTGGAGCAAGCGGAATTTATATCGGGCTGATATTTGGCGTTTTTTCTCTTTCAAGAACTCTTTTTGTTCCGTATTTCGGAAGATTATCCGATAGGAAAGGACGAAAACCATTTATTATCGCAGGTCTTATCTCATATTCAATTGTATCTGTGGGATTTTTATTTTCTAAAAATATAGGGGCTCTTATCACAATCCGTTTTATCCAGGGTATAGCTTCGGCATTGATTATGCCCGTTTGTCAGGCCTATATCGGAGATATTACACCTAAAGGGAAAGAAGGATTTGCTATGGGCATGTTTAACACGTCCATGTTCTTAGGATTAAGCATCGGCCCTATCATCGGAGGATTTGTAAAGGATTACTACAATCTTAATGCAGCTTTTTTATGCATGGGGTTTTTATCTTTCACAGCTTTTTTGATATGCCTGTTTTATCTGCCTCCTACTGCCAGTGAAAATATAAAAAATTATGGCAAAACTCCTGCAAAATGGAGATCTCTTATTTTTGAAAAAAATATAGCTGCACTTTATCTTTTTCAATTCACTTACACCACATCCATTGGAATCATATGGGCATTTTTGCCGATTTTAGCGGATACCGAATTTTTCCTGCCAAGCTTTTATACAGGATTATTAGTTTCTTTGGGTGTTTTCATCAGTGGAATTATGCACACACCCATGGGAATAGTTGCCGATAAATTCAATAAACGAATACTTGTACCGGCAGGAGGAGTAATTGTAACCTTTGCCATGCTCTATTTTGGAAGATCAACGGGTTTTAATAACTGTCTTTTTGCAAGCATTCTTTTTGGTATAGGAGGTGGCATTTCGATACCGGCTCTTATGGCTCTTGCCGTAATCAAAGGCAAAGATACCGGAGGTATGGGCTCTGTGATTTCTTTAATAACCGCAGCTCACAGCCTTGGAATGCTTACAGGCTCACTTGCAGCAGGCCTGATAGCGGATATGCTGCAACTAAGGCACGCATTTTATTTCGGAGCCTGCATTATGATACTTGGTATAATTTTATTTCTTTTTCTATCGAATAATAAAAGCAAAGTACATCATAAAAATCTTTAA